Part of the Verrucomicrobiota bacterium genome is shown below.
CGCCATCGCCTCCATGTGCGTCCATCTGTGTAATCTGTGGATGGATCTCTTTTCTGCGTTGTCTGCGTGTTCTGCGGATGTTCTGTTCTCTCCGTGGACCGCCGCGTGACCGACACCCGACACCCGACACCCGACATCCGACACTTCTTCCCGTTGCGCTTCAAAGCATCATTCGGGACCGCGGTCCTGGTCGAGCGTGCGCCGCCGGAGGACCAGGCGATCTGGGAAAGCAGCTTCGCGGACCGTATCACTGACCACCGGTATTATGAACTGACCCAGGATACCCTCGGTGCGCAGTTCGAGCATCGGTACCTGTTGCTGAAAGGGGCGGACGAAACGACGCGTGCGGTGCAGCCGGTTTTTGTCGTGCTGCAGGATCTCGTTACCGGTATGCCGCCGCTGTTTCGGCAAGCGGTCGAACGGGTCCGCAAACGTTTTCCCGGCTTTCTCAAGCTTCGCATGCTCATGATCGGTTCTTCTGCCGGGGAGGGAGATCTCGGGCGGGACGTCACCAGCGGGGAGGTTGGCTGGACCGCGCAGGCCCTGGGCGAAGTTTTGCCGCCGCTCGGGCGCAAACTCCGGGCCACGCTAATCGTTTTCAAGGATTTCCCGGCCGCTTACCGCCCGGTGCTCGATTCGCTGAAACGATCCGGATTCACCCGGGTACCCAGCATGCCCGCCACCGGGTTGACGCTCGATTTCGAGAGCTTTGAGGATTACCTGGCGAAACGCCTGTCCCACGCCTATCGCAAAAATCTACGCCGCAAGTTTCGCAAGGCGGCGCAGGGCGCCCCGCTGGCCTTCGACGTGGTGTCCGACGTCACGCCGTGGGTCGACCAATTGGTCCCCTTATACCGCGCGGTGCTCGAGCGTTCAGAGCTGAAATTTGAGGAACTGAACGCTGCCTACCTGAGCGAGTTGGGGCGCCGCCTGCCTGATCGTGCCCGTTTTCTGCTCTGGCGGGAAGGGGACCGCATCGTGGCCTTCGCTTGCTGTTTAGTCCATAACGGCGTGCTCAAGGACAACTACATCGGCCTTGATTATTCCGTCGCCCTCGACCGCCACCTTTATTTCGTGACCTGGCGGGACACGGTGATCTGGGCCCTGGAAAACGGATGCCGCACTTATCACAGCGCCCCGTTAAACTATGATCCGAAGCTGCACTTCCGCATGCATCTGGAACCGCTCGACCTCTACGCACGAGCGACGCGGCCGTGGCTCAACCCCTTATTCGCCATGATTCTGCCGTGGCTCGAGCCGACGCGGTACGACCGCGCGGTGCAGCAGTTCCCCAATA
Proteins encoded:
- a CDS encoding GNAT family N-acetyltransferase; this encodes MTDTRHPTPDIRHFFPLRFKASFGTAVLVERAPPEDQAIWESSFADRITDHRYYELTQDTLGAQFEHRYLLLKGADETTRAVQPVFVVLQDLVTGMPPLFRQAVERVRKRFPGFLKLRMLMIGSSAGEGDLGRDVTSGEVGWTAQALGEVLPPLGRKLRATLIVFKDFPAAYRPVLDSLKRSGFTRVPSMPATGLTLDFESFEDYLAKRLSHAYRKNLRRKFRKAAQGAPLAFDVVSDVTPWVDQLVPLYRAVLERSELKFEELNAAYLSELGRRLPDRARFLLWREGDRIVAFACCLVHNGVLKDNYIGLDYSVALDRHLYFVTWRDTVIWALENGCRTYHSAPLNYDPKLHFRMHLEPLDLYARATRPWLNPLFAMILPWLEPTRYDRAVQQFPNKAELW